A region of the Candidatus Caldatribacterium sp. genome:
TACCACTCCTTCTCCCGTGGAGTCGGGAAGAAGTCCACCTTATCCCAAACAAGGGAGAGGTTGGGGTCCACAAGGCCTGGATAGAATGCGAGGTAGGTTCCCATCATGGCCACAAGTCCCTGCTGCATGGCGGTATTGGCCTCGTCCATGCTGTAGTTTGCCGAACCCGGAGGACAGTACTTGTAGATATCGACCCAGTACCGGGCAGCAGCCTTTCCTTCCTCACTATTCAGGTACCCTTTGACCCGCTTGGTCACCGGGTCCCAGAGCTCTGCCCCAAAGGACCAGAAGACCGCAAGGAACTCATCGGTGAGTCCTGCCGTCGGAATCGGGGCGTGCCACAGCGCGACTCCGTAGAGGTTCTTCTCCGGACGGGTGAAGAACTCGGCAATGTCCTTGAGCTCGCTCCAGGTTTCGGGAACTTTCAGGGCGTATCCGTACTTCTCCCGGAAAGCCTTCTGCTCCTCGGGGTCATTGAAGAGGTCAGTGCGGTAGCACATTCCGAAGAAGTCTCCCAAAGCAGGAACACCGTAGTAGCGGCCGCTCCCGTCAGGGTACTCACAGAAGGATTTGATAAAGGTCTCGTAGAAATCCTCTTTCTTTACGTGCTCGTTAAACCAGTCGGTGATGTCGAGGAGATGCCCTCCGACGACGGCTTCACCGAGCCACTGGGAATCGGGAAGGACGATGTCGAAGCTCGTTTTCCCTGAGGCAAACTCCGTAAAGACCTTATCGTGGTACTGCGGCCAGGGAACCGGGTCACCTTTTACCTTGATTCCGGTTTTTGCGGTGAAGTCTTCCGCCAGAGCAATGAGGGTGTCCATTGGAGCCCAGGCTGCCCAGGTGATGGTGAGGGTAACCTCTTCCTCTGCAAGGGCTACCCCTCCAAGGACAAGTCCAAGAAGGAACACAACGAGCACTCCAAAAATGATCCTCTTCATGCCTATACCCTCCTTTCAAGGAATTGTTCGCTCAAGAAGGCTCTCGAAGAACAGAAACCGTGGAATTCCTGTCTTCTCTCACCCCCTCCCTCGACAGGAATCGCGTTCCACAAGGATAGGCTCAATAAGCGTCAGCGGAGGACACTCTCTCTTTCCCTGTAAAAATTGTAGCAGATACTCCACTCCAGTTCTACCCATCTCGTACTTCGGCTGACGCACGGTCGTGAGCGACGGATGGACGTAGGAAGCTAAGAGAATATCGTCAAAACCCACAACCGATATATCCTCGGGAACGCGAACTCCCGAACTCAAAAAAGCCTTGAGCGTTCCAACGGCCACAAGGTCAGAACTTGCCACAACTGCCGTGGGAAGCCTTGGAGCCTCAAGGAGCTTTTTCCCCAGAGCAAAGCCAATCTCCACCCGGTTCCTCTGGGTCTTCTCCACAAGAACCCACTCATCCCGGATGGACAACCCTTTCCGTCGTATGAAGTTCAGAAAAGCCCGCTGCCTCTTCACAAGGGATAGAACGTATGGAGGCTCACTCAGGTAACCGATTTCGGTATGTCCCAAGGATACAAGGTAGGACAGGGCTTTCTCGATTCCTTTCTCGTTGTCCACAACCACGGAGGGCCACCGGCTACTCACGGGGTACACATCGACAAGGACTGCAGGAGCACCGCTTTCCTCAAGACGTCTCCAGAGGCGTTCGTTAATGAAGCTGTACGAGATGACCACCCCATCCACCTGGTGCTGCTCCACGAGCTCCACAAAATCCTCTTCAAGGTCCCTCTCGTAAGAAGTCGCATAGAGGATGACGCTGTATCCGGACTCCCTGGCCACATCCGCAACACCCCGGGCAAGCTCCGCGTAGAAGGGATTTGTAATGTCCGGGACGAAAAGGCCCAGGGTTTTTGTCTGGCGTCTTTTGAGGTTTCGGGCCGTGAGGTCCGGACGGTAGTTCAGCCGCTTGATGGCTTCAAGAATCTTCTGCTGGGTCCTGGGGGAAACCGGAGCCGTACCATTGAGAAAGCGCGACACCGTCGAGAGAGCCACTCCTGCCTCTTTCGCTACGTCTTTCATGGTTACCCGATGCGTTCTCTGCCTCATGGGATCTCACTCAAGGCGTTTCTCAAACTTCTACTCCATGACTACCATAACCTTCAAGGGATTCCCCTTCTTCTCCCGGGCAACCTGCAGGCCTTCCATGAGTTTCTCAAGAGAGAAGGTATGGGTCACAAGACGCTCTGCATCCACAAGGCCTCCGGCGATACTCTGGATGGCCTCAACCCAGGTGAAAGGCGCAAGCCAGGAGAAGCGAATATTCTTATCCCAGAAGATGGATGAAAGGGCAGGAACCTCAATGACGTCTTTTGCCCCGGGAAGACCGAAGTACACGATGTTCGAACGGCGTCCAGAAACTTCAAGAGCAAGCTGCATCGCCTCTTTGCTTCCGGTCACCACGATGACCCGATCCGCCATCCGTCCTCCCGTGAGCTCCGCAATGCGCTCGACGACATTCGAGGTGTAGTAGGGCGAAGAGGTATCCCGGACGTTTATGAGCTCATCGGCTCCCATTTCCTTCCCCACCTGGAGCCGGAAATCCTGGGTACCGACAAGGATGACTCTACCTGCGCCGCTGCGCTTGACCAGGGCCACAACGGAAAGACCGATAGCTCCAGGACCAAAGACCACCACGGTATTTCCAAAGCCAACCTGGAGGTTCTTCACCCCGTACACGGCATTGGCAAGGGGTTCCACGAAAGCCCCGGCTTTGAAGGAGACATTATCAGGAAGCTTGTACACATGAGTATAGTGAGAGGCAACGTACTCGGCAAAGGCGCCATTTGTCGAGACCCCAAGGACTTTCTTATTCTCGCAGAGGTTGACGAACCCCCGGTAGCACACTTCACAGGCGTTGCAGTACTGCACCGGATTCACTGTTACCCGATCGCCCACCGAGAAGAGTTTTCGCTCTGCCGGAACCTTCCCCACTCTGACCACTTCACCGGAGAATTCATGTCCCAGAATGAGGGGTCCCTTGCCTGTTGGCGTCTCAAGGGGGGAAAGGCCCCAGTAGTACGCCACATCGGACCCACAAATGCCGCAGGCACGGACTCGAATGAGGAGCTCATCATCGGCAATTTCTGGAACCGGGACTTCCTCGAACTTCATGACCTCCGGTTCGTAGAATACCCAGGCCTTCATCGTTTTGGGAACCATGGTCTCCCTCCTTATGCCATGCCAAGCCTGGCAAAGAGATCCCGCAGGAATCGAATGGAATCGGCAGTGATATCCCAGGCGTTGGGCCAGAAGCAGAGATCAATGCACCACCAATCTGAAGTGTAGCCACTTGCCACAATTGCCGGAATGACCTTCTCAAAGTCGACATACCCGGTCCCAAAGGGAGCATGAGTGCTCGTCTCATCGTCGTGCAGGGTATTGTCGGAATCTATGAGGTGCACATGGCCGATACGGCCCCGAAGCATCTCCACAAGCTCAAGAATGCCACCAGGGAGGGTCTCCTTGGGCTCGGTCTGCTTTGCCCCAACAACAGCGCACATTTGGGCGTGACTCGTATCAAGGAGAACCTTGAAATTCTCCCGGTTCACATCATCATGCATTTTCCTTATCTCGCTGGGTTTGTTGAAGATGAATCCCGGTTCAAACTCCCAGACCACCATGACACCTACGTCCTTGGCTTTATCCGCACATTTCCGGAACATCGCCACAACCCGCTCCCAGGTCTCCTTGTAGTCCCAGTCCTTTGGAAAAGGTGTACCGGTTACGGTGTCCACACGGATTTTGGTGAAACCGCAATCTGCACAGAACTCGAGGGAACGGTCGAACATGTCCTCATAGGCCTGAACGATTTTGGGATCACCACTTGCGAAAGGGAAACTCCAGAGATCCGCTACGTACGCACTGACTCCAAGGCGGTACTTTTCAAGGAGTCCAAGGAGTTTTTTACGGTCTTCCTTTGTGGGGTAAAGGTCAGGATGGGCGTGGGGCTTGAAACCTCCAAGCTCAATGCCATCAAAGCCAAGCTCTGAGAGGCGCATGATGACTTCATCAAGGGGTACCGGGTGACTCGCGTAGGGACCGATAGCGTAGGCCCAGCTTCCGATGGAAATCTTTGCTTTGCCCAAGGACATCCCCTCCTTTAGAGAGAACGGAATGAGTAACGTGTTCGTAAAAACGTTTTCAATATAAGCTACTGTAATTATTACAAAAGCACAATTTGTCTGTCAATAACCTGAGGGTAAATTTTTGCCCACGACGTCCAATGGTCACCGCGAGGTCGTGGTTTCGCTTCTGAAGCAGTCTCCCCCACCGCATCATGTATATTAACGCGAACTCGCTATTTCGCCTGTGAAGCAATCTCAGATCGCCTCGCTTGCAGCAACGGAACAGAAACGTCACTTGCAAGGATTTCTTTCCCCGTCACTGCGAGGAGCAAAGCGACGAAGCAGTCTCAGATTACTTCACCAAGTGAGAAAAAACGGGGTTTCGCAATGTTTTGTGTCAAAAATCAAGTCCCCTGAAGGGCAAGATTCCTTTTTCTTCCCTCAAGTAATAGGGGTCATAGGGAACCCTACTCTTTAAGATGGCAAAGATCTGCTGCGGGAGCTTATTGGCCACCGTAATCAAGGCCACCTTCCTGGGTTCCCCCGGGCAATGAACCTCGGTCGCAAAAAGCTCAGCCAGAGCAAAAAGGACAACCCATGTGGTATCATAGTCTCCGAGGGCGAAAAAATCATGGCTTCAAAGGCAAAAAAGAAAGAAAAAAAGACCGCTCCACCTCCCAAGGAACTTTCTATCCTCGAGCAAATCCTCTTTGGGGTCCTTTTCCTTTTGACCCTCCTTGCACCTTACTACCGGGGTCTCTACTTTCGCCTGGAACGGTACCCTTTCCTTCTTGTAATTTGCGTCGTCGGAATTCTCCTTGGGATTCTTCGCCTGGTGCGCCGCTTTTCCCTTGAAGTCCCCCGTTTTTCCCTCTTCCTTTTCTTTTTCGTCCTCCTCTACGGGCTCAACGTCTTTTTCGCTGCCCACCACGGTCTTGCCCACCAGGAATTCGTCAACTGGGGTACCTACGTGCTCTTCTTTCTCCTTTTGTCCTCCGTGGAGATTCCTCTTCCCTTTGGTACCTTTTTCCTCCTTTTTGGAGCAAATAACGTTATCCTTGTAATCCTTGGACTTATCCAGGCCTTTGGAGGGCTGCAGGGAAATTCTGGAACTCTTGGGATGTCCTTCTTCGAAATGTTTGTGGGAGGAAGACTCCACGCCACCCTCCAGTACCCGAACACCGCTTCAGCGTACTTTGGGATGGGATTCCTTGCCCTCCTTGGGGTCGTCCTCCTTCCCGAGGAGGAAACCTGGAAGAAGAACCTTGCGTTCTTTTTCGCCTTTCTTGTCCTTGAAGGACTCTTCTTCACCTACTCCCGTGGAGGGATGCTCGTTGTGGCTCTGGTACTTTTCGTGTCCCTTTTCATTCTCCCTCAAAATGCTCGAGGAAACCTCCTGGCAAGCCTTCTCTCCATAGTCCCGGTCTTTTTTGCCCTTATCCCCTTCTTAGAGCGCTTTCTGGCTTCGGGAAAGCCCCTTTTCTTCTTCGGTCTTTCCCTCGCGGGAGGATTTCTTTCCCTTGCCCTGCGCAGAGCCCTCCTTTCCCTTGAAACCTGGGTGGCTTCTCTTTCAAGACGGAAGTTTGCCCTCTTTGCGGGCACCTTTTTTGTTGCTGCCTCTGCGCTCTTTCTCTCTGCCGTTCATCTTGGGTTTCTCGGGCGGCAGGCAGAGCGTCTCATTGATATCAGCCTCCGGACCCGAAACGTCTGGGAGCGCCTTGTGTTCTACCGGGATGGTCTGAAGCTCTTCGCCGAGCGCCCCTTGTGCGGCTGGGGCGGAGGGGGATGGGAGGCCCTGTACTACTCGGTCCGGTCCTTCCCCTACTTCACCCGGAGTACGCACAACTTTTACCTCCAGATTCTCATCGAAGGAGGAATCTTTGGTATCCTTATCTTTGGGGTTTTCCTCTACTTCCTCTTCCGAGGGCTTTTCGTAAAACTCTGGAAGGAATCCTCTCCTCTTGCGGGAATTCTCCTTGCTCTCCTTCTTCTTGCCTTCCTCCATGGATTCGTCGACGTTGACTTCAACCTCGGTGCGTACCAGCTCGCCGTGTGGTTCTTTGTGGCCTGTGCTACCCAGGTGTTTCTGGGGCGAAAGGAAAACGTTTCTTCTCTTCGCATCCCTCCTCTGCTTTTCACNNNNNNNNTTGGAGACTACGCTGCACAGCAGGGAGACTGGACAACTGCAACCGCTTTTTACGAAAAAGCCCTGCGCTTTGAACCATGGGACCCGGATCTCCGCAGAGCCCTGAGCGCAGCCCTGCGGGAAAGGTTCCTCAGAGAGCGTGACCCAGTCCTCAGGAAGTGGAGTATTGAGGAAGGAGAAAAAGCCCTGCGCCTTGCACCCCAAAGTGCAGCCACCTTGGAACACCTCGGAGTGCTCTACGCCGAGCGAGGGAGTTTTGAGGAAGCTTTTAGCCTTTTAAGACATGCCATAGAGCAAAACCCCTTCGATGCCCAACCGTACCTGACCTTTGCAAGGGTTTCGAAAGCGGTTGGAGAGTTCCTCCTTGCAAGGGGAGAAAGGGTTTCGAAAGCGGTTGGAGAGTTCCTCCTTGCAAGGGGAGAAAAGGGAAAAGCCGCAGAGTACCTCAAGCGGGGGCTTGAGGTTGAAAGTCTTCTTGAGCGTGCCG
Encoded here:
- a CDS encoding LacI family DNA-binding transcriptional regulator; translated protein: MRQRTHRVTMKDVAKEAGVALSTVSRFLNGTAPVSPRTQQKILEAIKRLNYRPDLTARNLKRRQTKTLGLFVPDITNPFYAELARGVADVARESGYSVILYATSYERDLEEDFVELVEQHQVDGVVISYSFINERLWRRLEESGAPAVLVDVYPVSSRWPSVVVDNEKGIEKALSYLVSLGHTEIGYLSEPPYVLSLVKRQRAFLNFIRRKGLSIRDEWVLVEKTQRNRVEIGFALGKKLLEAPRLPTAVVASSDLVAVGTLKAFLSSGVRVPEDISVVGFDDILLASYVHPSLTTVRQPKYEMGRTGVEYLLQFLQGKRECPPLTLIEPILVERDSCRGRG
- a CDS encoding O-antigen ligase family protein; the encoded protein is MASKAKKKEKKTAPPPKELSILEQILFGVLFLLTLLAPYYRGLYFRLERYPFLLVICVVGILLGILRLVRRFSLEVPRFSLFLFFFVLLYGLNVFFAAHHGLAHQEFVNWGTYVLFFLLLSSVEIPLPFGTFFLLFGANNVILVILGLIQAFGGLQGNSGTLGMSFFEMFVGGRLHATLQYPNTASAYFGMGFLALLGVVLLPEEETWKKNLAFFFAFLVLEGLFFTYSRGGMLVVALVLFVSLFILPQNARGNLLASLLSIVPVFFALIPFLERFLASGKPLFFFGLSLAGGFLSLALRRALLSLETWVASLSRRKFALFAGTFFVAASALFLSAVHLGFLGRQAERLIDISLRTRNVWERLVFYRDGLKLFAERPLCGWGGGGWEALYYSVRSFPYFTRSTHNFYLQILIEGGIFGILIFGVFLYFLFRGLFVKLWKESSPLAGILLALLLLAFLHGFVDVDFNLGAYQLAVWFFVACATQVFLGRKENVSSLRIPPLLFTXXXGDYAAQQGDWTTATAFYEKALRFEPWDPDLRRALSAALRERFLRERDPVLRKWSIEEGEKALRLAPQSAATLEHLGVLYAERGSFEEAFSLLRHAIEQNPFDAQPYLTFARVSKAVGEFLLARGERVSKAVGEFLLARGEKGKAAEYLKRGLEVESLLERAASSSLEPMRGDPKEVLEVLSEIREILNRVGE
- a CDS encoding alcohol dehydrogenase catalytic domain-containing protein; its protein translation is MVPKTMKAWVFYEPEVMKFEEVPVPEIADDELLIRVRACGICGSDVAYYWGLSPLETPTGKGPLILGHEFSGEVVRVGKVPAERKLFSVGDRVTVNPVQYCNACEVCYRGFVNLCENKKVLGVSTNGAFAEYVASHYTHVYKLPDNVSFKAGAFVEPLANAVYGVKNLQVGFGNTVVVFGPGAIGLSVVALVKRSGAGRVILVGTQDFRLQVGKEMGADELINVRDTSSPYYTSNVVERIAELTGGRMADRVIVVTGSKEAMQLALEVSGRRSNIVYFGLPGAKDVIEVPALSSIFWDKNIRFSWLAPFTWVEAIQSIAGGLVDAERLVTHTFSLEKLMEGLQVAREKKGNPLKVMVVME
- a CDS encoding sugar phosphate isomerase/epimerase — encoded protein: MSLGKAKISIGSWAYAIGPYASHPVPLDEVIMRLSELGFDGIELGGFKPHAHPDLYPTKEDRKKLLGLLEKYRLGVSAYVADLWSFPFASGDPKIVQAYEDMFDRSLEFCADCGFTKIRVDTVTGTPFPKDWDYKETWERVVAMFRKCADKAKDVGVMVVWEFEPGFIFNKPSEIRKMHDDVNRENFKVLLDTSHAQMCAVVGAKQTEPKETLPGGILELVEMLRGRIGHVHLIDSDNTLHDDETSTHAPFGTGYVDFEKVIPAIVASGYTSDWWCIDLCFWPNAWDITADSIRFLRDLFARLGMA
- a CDS encoding sugar ABC transporter substrate-binding protein, giving the protein MKRIIFGVLVVFLLGLVLGGVALAEEEVTLTITWAAWAPMDTLIALAEDFTAKTGIKVKGDPVPWPQYHDKVFTEFASGKTSFDIVLPDSQWLGEAVVGGHLLDITDWFNEHVKKEDFYETFIKSFCEYPDGSGRYYGVPALGDFFGMCYRTDLFNDPEEQKAFREKYGYALKVPETWSELKDIAEFFTRPEKNLYGVALWHAPIPTAGLTDEFLAVFWSFGAELWDPVTKRVKGYLNSEEGKAAARYWVDIYKYCPPGSANYSMDEANTAMQQGLVAMMGTYLAFYPGLVDPNLSLVWDKVDFFPTPREKEWYVQLGGQGMSISAYTPYKKEALMFLEWWLSPETQWKWAQAGMFSCMKPIVEDDKYLEYALVNKVARVSYPHLKDYWEIPEYNEMGTVMAEILNAAILGKYTPEEAMDLIAEKHEEILERAGYYR